In Chionomys nivalis chromosome 24, mChiNiv1.1, whole genome shotgun sequence, one genomic interval encodes:
- the Gpr87 gene encoding G-protein coupled receptor 87, which yields MGLNLTLAKLPSNELYSQASHSANSTSAGHGKNSTLHNEFDTIILPVLYLVIFVASILLNGLAVWIFFHIRNKTSFIFYLKNIVVADLIMTLTFPFRIVRDAGFGPWYFEFILCRYTSVLFYANMYTSIVFLGLISVDRYLKVVKPFGDSRMYSITFTKVLSICVWVIMAVLALPNIILTNVQPTKENIHDCMTLKSPLGAQWHMAVTYVDSCLFVAVLVILIGCYIAISRYIHKSSRQFISQSSRKRKHNQSIRVVVAVFFTCFLPYHLCRIPFTFSHLDRLLDESAHKILYYCKEMTLFLSACNVCLDPIIYFFMCRSFSRRLFKKSNIRTRSESIRSLQSVRRSEVRIYYDYTDV from the exons ATGGGGCTCAACCTGACACTTGCAAAACTACCAA GTAATGAGCTGTACAGTCAAGCCAGTCACTCTGCAAACAGCACAAGCGCGGGACATGGGAAGAATTCCACCCTTCACAATGAATTTGACACCATCATCCTGCCAGTGCTTTACCTAGTTATATTTGTGGCAAGCATCCTGCTGAATGGTCTGGCTGTGTGGATCTTCTTCCATATCAGGAATAAAACCAGCTTCATATTTTATCTCAAAAACATCGTGGTAGCTGACCTCATAATGACACTGACATTCCCATTCCGAATAGTCCGTGATGCAGGATTTGGACCTTGGTACTTCGAGTTTATCCTCTGCAGATACACCTCAGTTTTGTTCTATGCAAACATGTATACATCCATCGTGTTCCTTGGGCTGATCAGTGTCGACCGCTATCTGAAGGTGGTAAAGCCTTTTGGTGACTCTCGCATGTACAGCATAACTTTTACCAAAGTTTTATCAATCTGTGTTTGGGTGATCATGGCTGTTCTGGCCTTGCCAAACATCATCTTAACGAATGTTCAGCCAACTAAGGAAAATATTCATGACTGCATGACACTCAAAAGTCCTTTGGGAGCCCAGTGGCATATGGCCGTCACCTATGTAGACAGCTGTTTGTTTGTGGCTGTGCTGGTGATTCTGATCGGATGCTACATAGCAATATCCAGGTACATTCACAAATCCAGCAGGCAATTCATAAGTCAGTCGAGCCGGAAACGAAAGCATAACCAGAGCATCCGTGTGGTTGTGGCTGTGTTTTTCACCTGCTTCCTGCCATATCACCTGTGCAGAATCCCCTTCACTTTCAGTCACTTAGACAGGCTTTTAGACGAATCAGCACACAAGATTCTCTACTACTGCAAAGAAATGACACTTTTCTTGTCTGCCTGCAATGTGTGCCTGGATCCAATCATTTACTTTTTCATGTGTAGGTCCTTTTCAAGAAGGTTATTCAAGAAATCAAACATAAGGACAAGGAGTGAGAGCATCAGATCGCTGCAAAGCGTCCGAAGATCGGAAGTGCGCATTTATTATGACTACACCGACGTGTAG